A stretch of the Tannerella serpentiformis genome encodes the following:
- a CDS encoding class I fructose-bisphosphate aldolase produces MSKTVELLGAQADYYLAHECKTIDKSLIYAPGPDAIDRIWLDSDRNPQTLNSIAALYDHGRLAGTGYVSILPVDQGIEHSAGASFAPNPVYFDPENIVKLAIEGGCNAVASTYGVLGAVARKYAHKIPFVVKINHNELLTYPNTYDQVMFGTIKEAWDMGAVAVGATIYFGSEESRRQIVDVAKAFAYAHELGMATILWCYLRNNGFKKDGTDYHAAADLTGQANHLGVTIQADIVKQKLPTNNGGFKAIKFGRTSDKVYTELSSDHPIDLCRYQVANGYMGRVGLINSGGESHGAGDLEEAVITAVVNKRAGGMGLISGRKAFQKPMNEGVKLLNAIQDVYLDPSITLA; encoded by the coding sequence ATGAGCAAGACAGTTGAATTATTGGGTGCACAGGCAGACTACTACCTGGCCCACGAGTGCAAAACCATCGACAAGAGCCTGATCTACGCGCCGGGACCCGACGCCATCGATCGCATTTGGCTCGATTCCGACCGCAATCCGCAGACGTTGAACAGCATCGCCGCCCTCTACGACCACGGCCGCTTGGCTGGTACGGGATACGTCTCCATCCTCCCCGTTGACCAGGGTATCGAGCACTCTGCCGGCGCATCTTTCGCCCCGAACCCCGTCTACTTCGATCCCGAAAACATCGTCAAGCTGGCTATCGAAGGCGGTTGCAACGCCGTGGCCTCCACGTACGGTGTCCTTGGCGCTGTGGCTCGTAAGTATGCCCACAAGATCCCCTTCGTAGTGAAGATCAATCACAACGAACTGCTGACTTACCCCAACACCTACGATCAGGTGATGTTCGGTACCATCAAGGAGGCATGGGACATGGGCGCCGTAGCCGTGGGAGCCACCATCTACTTCGGTTCTGAAGAGAGCCGTCGCCAGATTGTGGACGTAGCCAAGGCTTTCGCTTATGCGCATGAGCTGGGTATGGCCACCATCCTCTGGTGCTACCTGCGCAACAATGGCTTCAAGAAAGACGGCACAGACTACCATGCTGCCGCCGACCTCACGGGGCAGGCTAACCACCTCGGCGTAACCATCCAGGCCGACATCGTGAAGCAGAAGCTCCCCACCAACAACGGCGGCTTCAAGGCCATCAAGTTTGGCCGCACCTCCGACAAGGTGTACACCGAGCTCTCCTCCGATCACCCCATCGATCTCTGCCGCTACCAAGTAGCTAACGGCTACATGGGACGCGTCGGCCTGATCAACTCTGGCGGCGAATCGCACGGAGCGGGCGACTTGGAGGAGGCTGTTATCACGGCCGTAGTCAACAAGCGTGCCGGTGGTATGGGTCTCATCAGCGGTCGCAAGGCCTTCCAGAAACCGATGAACGAGGGCGTAAAGCTGCTCAACGCCATCCAGGACGTTTATCTCGATCCGTCGATCACCCTCGCATAA
- the gpmA gene encoding 2,3-diphosphoglycerate-dependent phosphoglycerate mutase, whose translation MKKIVLLRHGESQWNKENRFTGWTDVDLSEKGVAEAEKAGDALRDAGFAFGMAYTSYLKRAVKTLNCVLDRMNEDWIPVEKTWRLNEKHYGTLQGLNKSETAAKYGDEQVHIWRRSYDIAPVAMEADDPRNPEKDPRYAGVPDEYLPRTESLKDAIARVMPYWECVIFPSLKQHDNLLVVAHGNSLRGIVKHLKGISDTDIASLNLPTAVPYVFEFDDKLNLTKDYFLGDPEEVRKLMEAVAKQGAAKK comes from the coding sequence ATGAAGAAGATCGTATTGCTGCGCCACGGCGAAAGCCAGTGGAACAAGGAAAATCGCTTCACGGGCTGGACAGACGTCGACCTGAGCGAGAAGGGTGTGGCCGAAGCCGAGAAGGCGGGCGACGCACTCCGTGACGCGGGCTTTGCCTTTGGCATGGCCTACACGTCCTACCTCAAACGTGCCGTCAAGACGCTCAACTGCGTGCTGGATCGTATGAACGAGGACTGGATTCCGGTGGAGAAAACGTGGCGCCTCAACGAGAAGCACTACGGTACGCTCCAAGGCCTGAACAAGAGCGAAACGGCGGCTAAATACGGCGACGAGCAGGTGCATATCTGGCGTCGCAGCTACGACATTGCCCCCGTGGCCATGGAGGCTGACGACCCCCGTAACCCCGAAAAGGACCCACGCTACGCGGGCGTCCCCGACGAGTATCTGCCGCGCACCGAGTCGCTCAAGGACGCCATCGCGCGTGTCATGCCTTACTGGGAATGCGTCATTTTCCCCTCCCTCAAGCAGCACGATAACCTCTTGGTCGTGGCGCACGGCAACAGCCTGCGTGGCATTGTGAAGCACCTCAAAGGCATCTCCGATACGGATATAGCCTCGCTGAACTTACCCACGGCGGTGCCTTACGTGTTTGAGTTCGACGACAAACTGAACCTGACGAAGGACTATTTCCTGGGGGATCCCGAGGAAGTGCGCAAGCTGATGGAGGCTGTAGCCAAGCAAGGCGCGGCCAAGAAATGA
- a CDS encoding alpha-L-arabinofuranosidase C-terminal domain-containing protein: MNLRYAAALLAAGILGACRPEMPTTSTITIDLDRPTVAVDRDLYGVTSEAADGTVRPDEWSADMITNGSFEVDGPSATDSIAGWRALTTGSALTIDARAPLSETNRRSLLVRDGVVADVSRGAAAARGERFELTCYLHGTVGRSLTISLRDSLAGRMLAEPLRLTLPDAWTTLRHTFTATDSVCGATLVFETDSGASFGLDMVALFPQKTWRNRPMGLRTDLIEAITDLRPRFIRFSGRMMADDGSRRVTASEYTRLCQDLNIRPVMIKADESGPKYLMDADLMMTQSDLFTSDSADRYSSSATYTDAFGTSGTDDTGTMRAAVGEAAFLIGVERRPGCVRGLSYTPLIGTPSTGGLLLASMGRLVRTPSYYVWQLFADHRGRRLLTTNVTTARKPLLTYGKASVAVVGDAFAVESADTLRGSSSRTYNGSLSARLMRKMNGASGSVRLRIRDNGRTGALRDAIVFELTDSTVCLIHESGTLDRVLAGPIEIMRSPGWMEAKVECVDEAICGYINNVRVIEAAAPSRPSLVAVATSDPNSGTIILKVANTTQHDERTALRIEGGSVATSAHIVSLAASPTARNTPLQPTAVMPVIRNVRLPRWPMVYVFPANSVTILTLKMQ, from the coding sequence ATGAACCTACGATACGCTGCGGCGCTGTTGGCCGCTGGCATACTGGGGGCGTGCCGCCCCGAGATGCCGACTACTTCTACCATTACGATCGATCTGGATCGGCCGACGGTGGCCGTTGATCGCGACCTCTACGGGGTGACGTCCGAGGCGGCCGACGGTACGGTCCGCCCCGACGAGTGGTCGGCGGACATGATTACGAATGGTAGTTTCGAGGTGGATGGCCCCTCGGCGACGGATTCGATCGCTGGATGGCGCGCCCTGACGACGGGTTCGGCGCTGACGATTGATGCCCGCGCGCCACTGAGCGAAACGAACCGGCGGTCGCTGCTTGTGCGCGACGGCGTGGTGGCGGATGTGTCGCGGGGAGCGGCTGCGGCACGCGGCGAGCGCTTCGAATTGACGTGTTACCTGCATGGCACGGTCGGCCGGTCGCTCACCATCTCGCTGCGCGACTCCCTGGCCGGGCGCATGCTTGCCGAGCCGCTCCGGCTGACCCTCCCCGACGCGTGGACTACGCTCCGGCACACCTTTACGGCCACCGACAGCGTGTGCGGCGCCACGCTCGTCTTCGAGACGGACAGCGGCGCGTCGTTCGGCTTAGATATGGTCGCCCTTTTCCCACAAAAAACGTGGCGCAACCGGCCCATGGGGCTCCGGACGGACCTCATCGAGGCGATCACGGACCTACGGCCGCGCTTCATCCGCTTCTCCGGCCGGATGATGGCCGACGATGGGTCGCGGCGGGTCACGGCCAGCGAATACACCCGCCTCTGCCAAGACCTGAACATACGCCCCGTGATGATAAAGGCCGACGAGAGCGGGCCTAAGTACCTCATGGACGCGGATTTGATGATGACGCAGAGCGACCTCTTCACCTCCGACAGCGCGGACCGCTATTCGTCCTCGGCCACCTATACCGACGCTTTCGGGACGTCCGGGACGGACGACACCGGGACGATGCGTGCGGCCGTCGGTGAGGCGGCGTTCCTCATCGGCGTGGAGCGTCGGCCGGGCTGTGTCCGCGGCCTCTCCTACACGCCACTTATCGGCACGCCGAGCACGGGCGGACTGCTCCTCGCGAGCATGGGCCGACTGGTGCGCACGCCCTCGTATTACGTCTGGCAACTCTTCGCCGATCACCGTGGCCGACGGCTCCTCACCACGAACGTCACCACGGCCCGCAAGCCCCTCCTGACGTACGGCAAAGCCTCGGTAGCGGTCGTCGGTGACGCCTTTGCGGTCGAGTCGGCAGACACCCTGCGCGGCAGTTCGTCACGGACGTATAACGGCAGCCTCTCGGCGCGTCTGATGCGCAAAATGAACGGCGCCTCGGGCTCCGTCCGGCTACGGATCCGCGATAATGGTCGCACCGGAGCACTCCGCGACGCAATCGTTTTCGAGCTGACCGACAGCACCGTATGCCTCATTCATGAGTCTGGCACTCTGGATCGCGTCCTGGCAGGCCCCATCGAGATCATGCGCTCACCGGGCTGGATGGAGGCCAAGGTGGAGTGTGTCGACGAGGCCATTTGCGGCTATATCAACAACGTACGGGTGATCGAGGCTGCGGCGCCCTCCCGGCCGTCGTTAGTGGCCGTGGCGACCTCCGATCCGAACAGTGGCACGATCATCCTCAAGGTGGCGAACACCACGCAGCACGACGAGCGGACAGCGCTACGCATAGAGGGTGGCAGCGTCGCCACCTCGGCGCACATCGTCAGCCTCGCCGCTTCCCCCACGGCCCGCAATACGCCCCTCCAACCGACGGCCGTCATGCCCGTGATCCGCAACGTGCGCCTCCCCCGCTGGCCGATGGTCTACGTTTTCCCCGCCAACTCAGTGACGATCCTCACCCTGAAGATGCAGTGA
- a CDS encoding DUF6261 family protein, with the protein MKDGLEIKRIGTSKLDNALHVKYHDSMYGFVIEFDLPKLGIPEELKNEWKESIDTEKENNLEAQASVNSELLVKKNEERDRLLKYIFGVVRNGLLSPDKEKSDAAMRLNVVMNPYVGIRKESFDRVTSHVDGLLTDLKKTENAADVSKLGFTSDVTKLETLNKEFDSINSDRAKKRADNKLPKMPAVRNRTDAIFERILLVLQYKYVYGTTPIEPELIAKLIARFNERAEDIYASYKQGQAIKKAAAEKRKQNPNAPKEPKKPKEPKPKKPEKDNKDPDIRLPETEEPKKPDQPKKPEGGGTPGGGEKPKQPEAGGGEGGNPDIHLPEE; encoded by the coding sequence ATGAAAGACGGATTAGAAATCAAAAGAATAGGTACATCCAAATTGGATAATGCCTTGCATGTGAAATATCATGATTCGATGTACGGCTTCGTCATTGAATTTGACCTCCCGAAGCTCGGTATTCCGGAAGAACTGAAGAACGAGTGGAAAGAGAGCATTGACACGGAGAAGGAAAATAATTTGGAGGCTCAAGCGAGCGTCAATTCGGAACTCTTAGTCAAGAAGAACGAAGAGCGCGACCGCCTGCTGAAGTATATTTTCGGTGTCGTGCGCAACGGACTGCTCTCTCCGGACAAAGAAAAATCGGATGCTGCCATGCGTCTAAATGTTGTCATGAATCCCTACGTTGGGATCCGGAAAGAGTCGTTTGATCGAGTAACGTCGCATGTAGACGGCCTGCTTACCGACCTCAAAAAGACAGAAAACGCCGCCGACGTGTCCAAGCTGGGATTTACTTCGGATGTTACGAAGCTGGAGACGCTCAACAAAGAGTTTGATTCGATCAATAGCGATCGGGCGAAGAAGCGCGCGGATAATAAATTGCCTAAAATGCCAGCCGTGCGTAACCGTACGGATGCCATTTTTGAGCGTATCCTGCTCGTGCTACAATATAAATATGTGTATGGGACAACCCCCATCGAGCCGGAACTGATCGCCAAGCTGATTGCACGTTTTAACGAGCGCGCAGAAGATATTTACGCGTCTTATAAACAAGGTCAGGCCATCAAAAAGGCGGCTGCCGAGAAGCGGAAGCAGAATCCGAACGCCCCGAAAGAGCCGAAAAAGCCCAAGGAACCGAAACCGAAAAAGCCGGAAAAGGATAACAAGGATCCGGACATTCGTCTACCGGAAACGGAGGAGCCGAAAAAGCCGGATCAGCCGAAAAAACCGGAAGGGGGTGGCACGCCCGGAGGCGGCGAGAAGCCCAAACAGCCCGAGGCGGGCGGCGGCGAAGGTGGCAATCCGGACATCCATCTGCCGGAAGAATAG